In one Puniceicoccus vermicola genomic region, the following are encoded:
- a CDS encoding YicC/YloC family endoribonuclease: protein MNSMTGYGSGNAGTDTFHVEAELHSVNQRGLQVQVHAPREWGGLDTEISNWLRERVTRGKFNVSLRFSRASEDGTEGANWEEVDKRVKLLRKAMFRHQVEEPITPDVLYRILSDSDRESSAPEWEPVKDTVFSALEEAGQGLLAMRAEEGKRLREEFALRAGLLREALQKITDLDEGRTIHHRDALLSRLRQMDLDLDLSDERVAKELAFLADRSDISEETARIDSHLTALNEALDADEPIGRKIEFLLQELHREFNTVGSKASLSELSAVVIEAKQELEKLREQAANVE from the coding sequence ATGAATAGCATGACGGGGTACGGGTCCGGGAACGCGGGCACGGACACATTTCACGTAGAAGCGGAGCTCCACTCCGTCAATCAACGGGGCCTTCAGGTCCAAGTTCACGCTCCTCGCGAGTGGGGAGGTCTCGACACCGAGATCAGTAACTGGCTCCGCGAACGCGTGACTCGCGGAAAATTCAACGTCAGCCTCCGGTTTTCCCGTGCAAGCGAGGACGGAACCGAAGGCGCGAACTGGGAAGAGGTCGATAAACGGGTAAAATTGCTACGCAAGGCCATGTTTCGCCATCAGGTCGAGGAGCCCATCACTCCCGACGTCCTCTACCGCATCTTATCGGACAGTGACCGGGAGAGCTCCGCCCCCGAGTGGGAACCGGTGAAAGACACGGTCTTCTCGGCATTGGAAGAAGCAGGCCAAGGCCTCCTTGCTATGCGGGCCGAAGAAGGCAAAAGGCTACGAGAAGAGTTTGCCCTGCGGGCAGGACTTCTCCGCGAAGCGCTGCAAAAGATTACAGATTTGGACGAAGGCCGGACGATTCATCATCGCGACGCCCTTCTGTCTCGTCTCCGCCAGATGGATCTGGATCTCGACCTGTCCGACGAAAGGGTTGCGAAAGAACTCGCATTTCTCGCCGACCGCAGCGACATCAGCGAGGAAACCGCCCGGATTGACAGCCATCTCACTGCCCTCAATGAAGCCCTGGATGCTGATGAACCGATCGGGCGTAAGATCGAGTTTCTTCTCCAGGAACTCCACCGGGAATTCAATACTGTCGGATCGAAGGCTAGCCTCTCCGAACTTTCGGCGGTAGTGATCGAGGCCAAGCAAGAGCTGGAAAAGCTCCGCGAGCAGGCAGCAAACGTCGAGTAG
- the upp gene encoding uracil phosphoribosyltransferase: protein MRGVTCIDHPLVGDLLGRLRDQSTGKAEYRDLCDRISLALALRALHYLPAEGREIQTPLESTEVSRIEAPVVVVPILRAGLGMLSSFLQLYPDASVGYIGLERDESTAQASEYYCKMPDMEGAWTFLIDPMLATGGSACCAIEALRGRGAARCVLVSILSAPEGIQAVQDAHPDVEIVTAGIDRELDGNKYIRPGLGDFGDRLFGT, encoded by the coding sequence GTGAGAGGGGTAACCTGTATCGACCATCCTTTGGTGGGCGACCTTCTGGGGCGCTTGAGGGATCAATCTACCGGGAAGGCCGAGTATCGAGATCTCTGCGACCGCATCTCGCTCGCTCTGGCTCTGCGGGCTCTGCATTATTTGCCCGCGGAGGGTCGGGAAATTCAGACCCCACTCGAATCGACGGAGGTCTCCCGCATCGAAGCTCCAGTCGTGGTCGTGCCCATTCTCCGAGCGGGCTTGGGGATGCTCTCGTCATTTCTTCAGCTTTATCCCGATGCCAGTGTCGGCTACATTGGTCTCGAGCGGGATGAGTCGACAGCCCAGGCGAGTGAGTATTACTGCAAGATGCCGGATATGGAAGGAGCTTGGACTTTCTTGATCGACCCGATGCTCGCTACTGGCGGATCGGCCTGTTGTGCCATTGAGGCTCTCCGGGGGCGCGGCGCTGCCCGCTGTGTTTTGGTCTCGATTTTGTCAGCCCCGGAGGGAATCCAAGCCGTGCAGGATGCTCATCCGGACGTGGAGATCGTCACGGCTGGAATCGATCGGGAGCTCGACGGCAATAAGTACATTCGGCCGGGATTGGGAGATTTCGGCGATCGTCTCTTCGGTACCTGA
- a CDS encoding M20/M25/M40 family metallo-hydrolase encodes MTQKTESQPPEFLRDLLNARSPSGYEQEIQAVLDRTMEPISDVYAKDTLGNRMATVGEGNDPVLMLAGHMDELGFIVNYVDDNGFVYFGTVGGHDRIMIPGRRVRIMSKGGDVSGVTGKRAIHLMSAEDRKKIPEIHEMWIDIGASSKEEALERISLGDPVVYTHGYESLYGSVGIARGFDNKSGCYVVNEVVRRLASNGEGLQSKVVAVSTTQEEIGTRGAIPSSFAVNPHFGLAVDVGHATDHPDCDPRKIGKFTLGGGPIVYRGANINPIVFDRLEACAEKANIPIQIKAEGGPTPTDARAVQMAREGVATGLIGIPLRYMHTPSEVVDLDDVEACVELIRHFALSLESGERGDW; translated from the coding sequence GTGACTCAAAAAACCGAATCTCAGCCGCCGGAGTTTCTCCGGGATCTACTCAACGCCCGCTCTCCTTCTGGATACGAACAGGAGATCCAAGCCGTCCTCGACCGGACAATGGAGCCCATCTCCGACGTCTATGCGAAGGACACCTTGGGCAATCGGATGGCCACAGTCGGCGAGGGGAACGATCCGGTTCTCATGCTCGCCGGCCATATGGACGAGCTTGGTTTCATCGTAAACTACGTTGATGACAATGGCTTCGTCTACTTCGGCACCGTAGGGGGCCACGACCGGATTATGATTCCCGGTCGGCGAGTCCGCATCATGTCTAAAGGCGGAGATGTCTCCGGGGTCACCGGTAAGCGAGCAATCCACCTGATGAGCGCGGAGGACCGCAAAAAGATCCCAGAAATCCACGAAATGTGGATCGACATCGGAGCTTCTTCGAAGGAAGAAGCGCTCGAACGCATTTCTTTGGGCGACCCGGTCGTCTATACCCACGGGTATGAATCCCTCTATGGATCCGTCGGAATCGCCCGAGGCTTCGACAACAAATCGGGCTGCTACGTGGTCAATGAAGTGGTTCGTCGGTTGGCTTCTAACGGCGAAGGCCTTCAATCCAAGGTCGTCGCGGTCTCGACTACGCAAGAAGAGATCGGCACCCGTGGGGCCATTCCTTCATCCTTTGCCGTAAACCCGCACTTCGGCCTCGCCGTCGATGTCGGCCACGCCACGGATCATCCGGATTGCGACCCTCGCAAAATTGGCAAATTCACCCTCGGCGGTGGACCGATCGTCTACCGGGGTGCAAACATCAATCCCATCGTTTTCGACCGCCTTGAGGCCTGTGCCGAAAAAGCCAACATCCCGATCCAGATCAAAGCGGAAGGTGGACCGACTCCGACTGACGCCCGTGCAGTGCAAATGGCCCGCGAAGGCGTTGCTACCGGACTTATCGGCATCCCCCTTCGCTACATGCACACGCCCAGTGAAGTCGTCGATCTCGACGATGTAGAAGCTTGCGTCGAACTCATTCGCCATTTCGCCCTCTCCCTCGAATCGGGGGAACGTGGGGATTGGTAA
- a CDS encoding sigma-70 family RNA polymerase sigma factor, with product MPPPKKRSSRDKSEGPKKPEKEFQVRRSVETYDDQPEDIRNLPSSEKSALKLYLQEIGRTPLLKPEEEVALARKIQKGDEEARNKMVQANLRLVVKIAHDYNNFGLPLLDLISEGNIGLVKAVERFDPDKGGKLSTYAAWWIKQSIKRALANQSKTIRLPVHLVDRIAKMRKITSALADEFGREPNDDEIAAEMGIPVNKVAHLKSVSVRPTSLDAPIGDDENTSFGQLIGDENAINPFDTLRTKSQRIDLDEILDDLEEREAQIIKLRFGVGNEGPLTLEEVGEKFDITRERVRQLQNIAISKMRRNMMGRERQRTAEEIQEENLEKKRMQVLHEFYKKTMSQEEK from the coding sequence ATGCCTCCTCCGAAAAAACGCTCCTCTCGCGACAAGAGCGAGGGCCCCAAAAAGCCTGAGAAAGAATTCCAGGTTCGGAGGTCCGTAGAAACCTACGACGACCAGCCCGAGGACATTCGCAATCTTCCTTCGTCGGAAAAGAGTGCACTCAAGCTCTATCTTCAAGAGATCGGCCGCACCCCTCTCCTCAAACCCGAGGAAGAAGTCGCGCTGGCCCGTAAGATTCAAAAAGGCGATGAAGAGGCCCGCAATAAGATGGTGCAGGCCAATCTTCGCCTAGTCGTTAAAATTGCCCACGACTACAATAATTTTGGACTCCCGTTGCTCGATTTGATCAGCGAAGGGAACATCGGCTTGGTCAAGGCCGTCGAGCGCTTCGATCCGGACAAGGGAGGCAAGCTCAGCACCTATGCCGCCTGGTGGATCAAACAGTCGATCAAGCGCGCCTTGGCAAACCAGAGCAAGACCATCCGGCTTCCCGTCCACCTCGTCGACCGGATCGCTAAGATGCGAAAGATCACTTCTGCGCTCGCAGACGAATTCGGACGTGAGCCCAACGATGATGAGATCGCTGCCGAGATGGGGATCCCCGTCAACAAGGTAGCGCACCTGAAGTCCGTGAGCGTTCGCCCAACCTCTCTCGACGCTCCCATCGGCGACGACGAGAACACCAGTTTTGGCCAATTGATCGGAGACGAGAACGCCATCAACCCATTTGACACCCTGCGGACCAAATCCCAACGAATCGATTTGGACGAGATTTTGGACGATCTGGAGGAACGTGAAGCGCAAATCATCAAATTGCGGTTCGGCGTCGGAAACGAAGGCCCTCTCACCTTGGAGGAGGTCGGCGAAAAATTCGACATCACTCGTGAGCGCGTCCGTCAGCTCCAGAATATTGCCATCAGCAAAATGCGTCGCAATATGATGGGCCGTGAGCGCCAGCGCACCGCCGAAGAAATCCAAGAAGAAAATCTGGAAAAGAAGAGAATGCAGGTGTTACATGAGTTTTATAAGAAAACCATGTCCCAAGAGGAAAAGTGA
- a CDS encoding NRAMP family divalent metal transporter — translation MEQTTPSSGNLLKAIGPGLLVACAAIGGSHLVWSTRAGAEYGWQLLGLLFLANLFKYPFFLYGQKYTAATGESLLAGYERKSIFCVYAFLGINVLTGVINIAGVSMLSAALLAGFGVTFLTIPHLTIVIMIVGALLILLGHYRVLDSIARLVIVTLTISTLVALILALREGGVAPPDFEAPSPWTWASFGFLIMFMGWMPAPIDLSAWSSLWMFSREKQTGHFASVRETQIDFHLGYGMAVGMAVIFLALGALVMFGSGETFSSSGIVFSQQLVELYSKNIGDWSYYLILSAAFITMLSTSITCVDGYPRALAACTSLIVPSLFPKFRLLHGIWIVVSVAAASVIILQFVSNLLQLLGFAAIISFVTSPVLAGINFWVMSGENVPEEHRPGPVLKALSWLGIAFFVVMTVGFVYSKFIA, via the coding sequence ATGGAACAGACTACCCCTTCTTCAGGAAATCTTCTTAAGGCGATTGGCCCCGGTCTCCTTGTCGCTTGCGCCGCCATCGGTGGTTCTCATCTGGTTTGGTCGACGCGGGCGGGTGCGGAATACGGCTGGCAGCTTTTGGGGCTCCTCTTTCTCGCAAACCTTTTCAAGTATCCGTTCTTCCTTTACGGGCAAAAGTACACGGCTGCTACCGGAGAATCCCTTCTCGCGGGTTACGAGCGGAAGAGCATCTTCTGTGTCTACGCCTTCTTGGGAATCAACGTTCTCACGGGTGTGATTAACATTGCCGGGGTGTCGATGCTCAGTGCTGCATTGTTGGCAGGCTTCGGGGTCACCTTTCTCACCATTCCGCATTTAACGATCGTTATTATGATCGTCGGTGCTCTCCTCATTCTCTTGGGGCATTACCGGGTTCTCGACAGCATCGCCCGGTTGGTCATCGTCACCCTAACCATCTCTACTCTCGTGGCCTTGATTTTGGCTTTGAGGGAAGGAGGAGTCGCCCCGCCCGATTTTGAAGCGCCGTCACCGTGGACCTGGGCTTCGTTTGGGTTCTTGATTATGTTCATGGGATGGATGCCGGCGCCCATCGACCTTTCCGCCTGGTCGTCGCTCTGGATGTTTTCTCGCGAAAAGCAAACCGGTCACTTTGCCAGTGTCCGGGAGACTCAAATTGATTTCCATCTGGGGTACGGCATGGCGGTGGGGATGGCCGTCATCTTCTTGGCGCTCGGCGCTTTGGTCATGTTCGGCTCCGGGGAGACGTTTTCGTCGAGCGGGATCGTATTTTCCCAGCAGCTGGTGGAGCTCTATTCGAAGAACATTGGAGATTGGTCTTACTATCTCATTCTTTCGGCGGCCTTTATCACGATGCTGAGCACCTCCATCACCTGTGTGGATGGCTACCCTCGGGCTCTGGCGGCTTGCACTTCGCTGATCGTTCCTTCGCTCTTCCCGAAGTTTCGGCTACTGCACGGCATCTGGATTGTTGTCTCCGTTGCCGCAGCATCGGTCATCATTCTTCAGTTTGTCAGCAACCTCCTGCAGCTGCTGGGGTTCGCCGCGATTATTTCCTTTGTCACCTCTCCGGTTTTGGCCGGTATCAACTTCTGGGTGATGTCAGGAGAAAACGTTCCCGAAGAGCATCGTCCCGGCCCTGTGTTGAAGGCCTTGAGCTGGCTGGGGATCGCGTTCTTCGTCGTGATGACTGTTGGGTTCGTCTACTCGAAGTTTATCGCCTAG
- the trpB gene encoding tryptophan synthase subunit beta translates to MSSSETIAFDPESVPDSLGHFGEFGGSYVPETLVTPLAELSAAYAEASADPEFQAELQRELREFAGRPTPLYFAKRLTEYLGGAQIYLKREDLLHTGAHKVNNVVGQLLLAKRMGKTRIIAETGAGQHGVATAAGCARFGLQCVIYMGEEDMRRQALNVYRMRLHGAEVRGVTAGQRTLKDAVNEAMRDWVADSRNTHYVLGSALGAHPYPMMVRDFHRVIGREARQQILERTGRLPDELAACVGGGSNAIGFFFEFLRDAEVRLVGVEAGGRRIHPGDHAARFSGGRLGVLQGSKTWLLQNEDGQIEKTHSVSAGLDYAAVGPEHAYYRSLGRIDFASASDDECLSAFQLLSHREGIIPALESSHGLAYGVRRAPEMSKDQILCINLSGRGDKDVQEAARVLEAGRESSTSE, encoded by the coding sequence ATGTCCTCTTCCGAAACGATTGCATTTGATCCGGAGTCTGTCCCCGATTCGTTGGGCCATTTCGGAGAGTTTGGGGGCAGCTATGTTCCCGAAACTCTAGTCACTCCTCTGGCCGAGCTTTCGGCGGCTTACGCCGAAGCGTCGGCGGATCCCGAATTCCAAGCAGAACTGCAGCGGGAGTTGCGTGAATTTGCCGGCCGCCCGACCCCGCTCTATTTTGCGAAGCGCTTGACCGAGTATTTGGGTGGGGCGCAGATCTATTTGAAGCGTGAAGATCTCCTGCATACTGGGGCTCACAAAGTTAACAATGTCGTCGGTCAGCTTCTTCTCGCAAAGCGCATGGGCAAGACCCGGATCATCGCCGAAACGGGTGCCGGTCAGCACGGGGTGGCTACAGCAGCAGGCTGCGCCCGCTTCGGTTTGCAGTGCGTGATTTATATGGGCGAGGAAGATATGCGGCGCCAAGCGCTGAATGTCTACCGCATGCGTTTGCACGGGGCGGAGGTCCGCGGGGTGACTGCTGGGCAGAGAACTTTGAAGGATGCGGTCAATGAGGCCATGCGGGACTGGGTCGCCGATTCGCGAAACACGCACTACGTTTTGGGGTCAGCCCTCGGGGCACACCCATATCCGATGATGGTTCGGGACTTTCACCGGGTGATCGGGCGCGAAGCTCGACAGCAGATTCTGGAAAGGACCGGGCGGCTTCCCGATGAGCTCGCTGCCTGTGTTGGAGGGGGGAGCAATGCGATCGGTTTCTTCTTCGAGTTTCTCCGTGATGCAGAAGTTCGTTTGGTTGGTGTCGAGGCGGGAGGTCGTCGGATCCATCCGGGCGACCACGCGGCCCGCTTTTCCGGGGGGCGGCTCGGCGTCCTGCAAGGATCGAAAACCTGGCTTTTGCAGAACGAAGATGGACAGATCGAGAAAACTCATTCGGTTTCGGCCGGGCTGGATTATGCTGCGGTGGGTCCAGAGCATGCCTATTATCGGTCTCTGGGACGAATTGATTTCGCGAGCGCCAGCGATGATGAGTGCCTCAGCGCTTTCCAGCTGTTGAGCCACCGGGAGGGAATTATCCCCGCTCTCGAGTCTTCGCATGGGCTGGCCTATGGAGTTCGACGCGCGCCGGAGATGAGCAAGGACCAGATCCTTTGCATCAATTTGAGCGGGCGAGGGGACAAGGATGTGCAGGAGGCGGCAAGAGTCCTCGAGGCAGGTCGAGAGAGTTCTACCAGTGAGTGA
- a CDS encoding site-2 protease family protein, which produces MSDINIVYVLETLLILMASASVHEWAHAWTAEKLGDPTARSMGRVTLNPIPHIDPIGTIILPLFFLLFSGGSAFFAWAKPVPVNPRNFRKPVRDDILVSMAGPASNLAIALLVAVVFGIVGRFTGLETIAPLAGQIILINALLMVFNLIPIPPLDGSHVLRHLIGMSEMAFIRFSQYGFFILIGLLLLTPFGELLWRGILFVGSLALGLMYGIAG; this is translated from the coding sequence ATGTCGGATATCAACATAGTCTATGTCCTTGAGACCCTTCTCATTCTGATGGCCAGCGCCTCGGTCCACGAGTGGGCCCACGCTTGGACTGCAGAAAAGTTGGGCGATCCCACCGCCCGGTCAATGGGGCGCGTGACCTTGAATCCGATTCCTCACATTGATCCGATCGGAACGATTATTCTTCCACTCTTTTTCCTTCTATTTTCCGGAGGCTCAGCCTTCTTTGCTTGGGCCAAACCTGTTCCGGTCAATCCCCGCAACTTCCGCAAGCCCGTCCGAGACGACATTCTCGTCTCTATGGCAGGACCGGCCTCGAACTTGGCCATCGCCCTGTTGGTAGCGGTCGTTTTTGGCATCGTCGGTCGCTTCACCGGGCTCGAAACTATCGCCCCCCTGGCCGGACAGATCATCCTCATCAACGCACTCTTGATGGTATTCAACCTGATTCCCATTCCGCCCCTAGATGGTTCACATGTCCTGCGCCATCTGATCGGAATGAGTGAGATGGCCTTCATCCGCTTTTCTCAATATGGATTTTTTATATTGATCGGCCTTTTGCTTCTTACTCCATTCGGCGAACTCCTCTGGCGCGGAATCCTCTTTGTGGGAAGCCTTGCTCTTGGACTTATGTACGGCATCGCCGGCTAA
- a CDS encoding tetratricopeptide repeat protein yields the protein MSDLDRERGGGRFSLKAREGDFLFGLAWREKIKQPGKKPLVQIHFYWKRIFVFLCVLGIVAWFVGGAALYFYFKERRGYEEISYWKTLVLPFRLDQHRKDMGEFFIERGMEEIQSGEFRRGFHHLRNGLARSPTNAEARLLLARIFHSPGFGDSSLAIQALTEGLKYSKEDPSVFGSEYLGTLFYLLSEEELDERRIELADELMDQVDDPQVKALLNLQASHAEAEVGEFQAALERLTNTRLIASPQGYMLLANSLWRTGNLRRAVLTYERGMENFPQDRRLADGFFSLLEEEEMWEELLSAASYRQLIQPDYIKAWTSRLSALEGLGRSEEVIPAVSVIWNRFPMSETGFELLRFAVENKRKDVAELTMAGLKEQGIFEQPHMALMGLALLRGGDPQGTLDFLDEMAEEGTPMETTRAAGLRAMAHRMMGNEEAALTQFQQFLDGENLPPSAYATLSDFYAEEGFEDSAYRILLSGAERYPTSREILQRLILEHEKDFVTGRDFIEHAQALVQGRVPSADVLTELRAELVSDRYLFFPEQEELVTRIDDIIAQGNALRAGPAVTTSVGGSLNLSNPSLSREFMKIK from the coding sequence GTGAGTGATTTGGATCGAGAACGGGGAGGAGGACGCTTCTCGCTAAAGGCGCGGGAGGGGGATTTCCTTTTCGGGCTGGCTTGGCGGGAGAAGATTAAGCAGCCCGGCAAGAAACCGTTGGTCCAGATCCATTTTTACTGGAAGCGGATCTTCGTCTTTTTGTGTGTTCTTGGAATCGTGGCCTGGTTTGTCGGAGGAGCCGCTTTATATTTTTATTTTAAGGAGCGGCGCGGCTATGAGGAGATCTCTTATTGGAAGACACTCGTCTTGCCCTTTCGGTTGGATCAGCACCGGAAGGATATGGGAGAGTTCTTCATTGAAAGAGGGATGGAGGAGATCCAATCGGGCGAATTTCGCCGAGGATTCCATCACTTGAGAAACGGTCTTGCCCGTTCCCCTACCAACGCGGAGGCGCGCCTTCTCTTGGCGAGGATTTTTCATTCGCCCGGATTCGGAGACAGTTCTTTGGCGATCCAGGCGCTTACCGAGGGGCTAAAATATTCTAAGGAAGATCCGTCGGTCTTCGGATCTGAGTATTTGGGAACGTTGTTTTATCTTCTCTCTGAGGAAGAACTGGACGAGCGAAGGATCGAGTTGGCCGACGAGTTGATGGATCAAGTGGATGACCCTCAGGTGAAGGCACTCTTGAATCTGCAAGCTTCTCACGCCGAAGCAGAAGTGGGCGAGTTCCAAGCAGCCCTGGAACGATTGACCAATACCCGTCTTATCGCCTCTCCGCAGGGATACATGCTTTTAGCCAATAGCCTCTGGCGCACGGGGAATCTGCGACGAGCCGTCTTAACCTACGAACGGGGGATGGAGAATTTTCCGCAGGATCGCCGACTGGCCGATGGTTTCTTCAGTTTGCTCGAAGAAGAAGAGATGTGGGAGGAGTTACTGAGCGCCGCAAGCTACCGCCAGTTGATTCAGCCGGATTATATCAAGGCGTGGACATCGCGCTTGAGTGCGCTGGAGGGTTTGGGGCGGTCTGAAGAGGTGATTCCTGCCGTGAGTGTGATCTGGAATCGATTCCCGATGAGCGAAACCGGATTTGAGTTGCTCCGCTTTGCCGTGGAAAATAAGCGCAAGGACGTGGCGGAACTCACGATGGCCGGATTGAAGGAACAGGGAATCTTTGAGCAGCCTCATATGGCGCTGATGGGCCTGGCTCTCTTGCGGGGAGGCGATCCGCAAGGCACGTTGGATTTTCTCGATGAAATGGCAGAAGAGGGGACTCCCATGGAAACGACTCGTGCAGCAGGCCTTCGAGCTATGGCGCATAGGATGATGGGAAATGAGGAGGCTGCTTTGACGCAATTCCAACAGTTTCTCGATGGCGAGAATCTCCCCCCCAGCGCCTATGCGACGCTCTCGGATTTTTACGCGGAAGAAGGTTTCGAGGATTCCGCCTATCGCATTCTTCTTTCTGGAGCCGAACGGTATCCGACGAGTCGAGAAATCCTCCAAAGATTGATCCTCGAGCACGAAAAAGATTTTGTGACCGGAAGAGATTTTATCGAACATGCTCAAGCCCTAGTTCAAGGAAGGGTGCCATCGGCGGATGTCCTGACTGAGCTTCGAGCAGAGTTGGTGAGCGACCGTTACTTGTTTTTTCCTGAACAGGAGGAATTGGTCACTCGAATCGACGATATCATCGCGCAGGGCAATGCACTCCGAGCAGGCCCGGCGGTGACGACATCTGTAGGCGGTTCCCTGAACCTCTCCAATCCAAGCCTGAGCCGAGAATTCATGAAAATAAAATGA
- a CDS encoding nucleoside 2-deoxyribosyltransferase, producing the protein MTDKKTFYFAGDLFDSKHLAGNALLAEAIYAASDESLVPILPQNLEQRETTAHSIRDNDILCLLDCDLALFHFDGSELDSGTVVEFMFAKFADIPSVVIRSDFRAKGDQEMHPWNLMVSYYPRTEVLLLDSMSLYQNAYRPEEDEGPEEFLKTGMSARRARGMLEEIASRVVEAFGIVSERKPVLPPEQAETVYDWIARMPGFVGGHSVQKDRVAEALRRKVEKNLL; encoded by the coding sequence ATGACTGATAAGAAGACATTCTACTTTGCCGGCGATCTCTTCGATTCCAAGCACTTGGCGGGGAACGCCCTTCTTGCCGAGGCCATCTATGCGGCCTCGGATGAATCCCTGGTGCCGATCTTACCGCAGAATCTCGAACAGCGCGAGACCACCGCTCACAGTATTCGCGACAATGATATTCTTTGCCTGCTCGACTGCGATCTGGCCCTGTTTCACTTTGACGGGTCGGAGCTCGATTCGGGAACGGTCGTGGAGTTCATGTTTGCCAAGTTTGCCGACATCCCTTCGGTCGTGATCCGGTCCGATTTCCGGGCGAAAGGAGACCAGGAAATGCATCCCTGGAATCTGATGGTCAGTTATTATCCACGAACCGAGGTCCTCTTGCTGGATTCGATGAGTCTTTACCAAAATGCTTATCGACCCGAAGAAGACGAAGGACCGGAAGAATTTTTGAAAACCGGAATGAGCGCCCGCCGGGCGAGAGGCATGCTGGAGGAAATCGCCAGCCGGGTCGTCGAGGCTTTCGGGATTGTGAGCGAACGGAAGCCGGTCCTTCCTCCAGAGCAGGCTGAAACAGTTTATGATTGGATCGCGCGTATGCCCGGATTCGTCGGGGGGCACTCGGTCCAGAAAGATCGCGTTGCCGAAGCGCTGCGGCGAAAAGTGGAGAAGAATCTATTGTGA